From the Choloepus didactylus isolate mChoDid1 chromosome 22, mChoDid1.pri, whole genome shotgun sequence genome, one window contains:
- the LOC119518874 gene encoding ATP-dependent RNA helicase DDX19A isoform X4, which produces MLSRVEPADRYPQCLCLSPTYELSLQTGKVIEQMGKFHPELKLAYAVRGNKLERGQKITEQIVIGTPGTVLDWCSKLKFIDPKKIKVFVLDEADVMIATQGHQDQSIRIQRMLPRNCQMLLFSATFEDSVWKFAQKVVPDPNIIKLKREEETLDTIKQYYVLCNNRDEKFQALCNLYGAITIAQAMIFCHTRKTASWLAAELSKEGHQVALLSGEMMVEQRAAVIERFREGREKVLVTTNVCARGIDVEQVSVVINFDLPVDKDGNPDNETYLHRIGRTGRFGKRGLAVNMVDSKHSMNILNRIQEHFNKKIERLDTDDLDEIEKIAN; this is translated from the exons ATGCTCAGCAGAGTGGAACCAGCGGACAGATACCCACAG TGTTTGTGCCTTTCCCCAACCTATGAGCTGTCTCTTCAAACCGGTAAAGTGATTGAGCAGATGGGCAAATTTCACCCTGAGCTAAAGCTGGCTTATGCTGTTCGAGGCAATAAAC TGGAAAGAGGTCAGAAGATCACTGAGCAGATTGTCATAGGCACCCCTGGGACTGTCCTGGACTGGTGCTCTAAGCTCAAGTTCATCGATCCCAAGAAGATCAAGGTCTTTGTTCTGGATGAGGCTGACGTGATGATCGCTACCCAGGGCCACCAAGATCAGAGCATCCGCATCCAGAG GATGCTGCCCAGGAACTGCCAGATGCTGCTTTTCTCCGCCACCTTCGAAGACTCCGTGTGGAAATTTGCCCAGAAAGTGGTCCCCGACCCAAACATCATCAAACTGAAGCGTGAGGAGGAGACATTGGACACCATCAAGCAGTATTATGTCCTGTGCAATAACCGAGATGAGAAGTTCCAGGCCTTGTGTAACCTCTACGGGGCCATTACCATTGCCCAGGCCATGATCTTCTGCCAT ACACGCAAAACAGCCAGTTGGCTGGCAGCAGAGCTCTCAAAGGAAGGCCACCAGGTGGCTCTGCTGAGTGGAGAAATGATGGTGGAGCAGAGAGCTGCAGTGATTGAGCGCTTCCGAGAGGGCAGAGAGAAGGTTCTGGTGACCACCAACGTGTGTGCCCGAG GTATTGATGTGGAGCAAGTGTCTGTCGTCATCAACTTTGATCTTCCCGTGGACAAGGACGGGAACCCGGACAACGAGACCTACCTGCACCGCATCGGGCGCACCGGGCGCTTTGGCAAGAGGGGCCTGGCAGTGAACATGGTCGACAGCAAGCACAGCATGAACATCCTGAACAGAATCCAGGAGCATTTTA ATAAGAAGATAGAAAGACTGGACACAGATGATTTGGATGAGATTGAGAAAATAGCCAACTGA